The Psychrobacter sp. LV10R520-6 genome includes a region encoding these proteins:
- a CDS encoding thioesterase family protein: protein MTTAMNKTTTAASTVNTASTPLFATNYHVYINHTDAGGIVYHANHLVFFENCRRDWFSKIGLNSYFLQTDDGQIQHFVVSQAQLHYRQAIFLDEVISVRIDKVELKPASIVFYQSIHRSLPENEPADKSKSINTLLSSTKIVIACVQNQIKPDPSPQSSPQPLDQPANQESVAPMAVDSNPLIRPIRVPQKLYDMIQKAIKHHADEQ, encoded by the coding sequence ATGACAACCGCTATGAACAAAACCACCACTGCTGCATCGACCGTTAATACGGCGTCCACGCCGCTGTTTGCTACCAATTATCATGTCTATATTAACCATACGGACGCCGGCGGCATAGTCTATCATGCCAATCATTTGGTATTTTTTGAAAACTGCCGCCGAGATTGGTTTAGCAAAATTGGACTAAATAGTTATTTTTTACAGACTGATGATGGTCAGATTCAACATTTTGTAGTCAGTCAAGCGCAGCTACACTACCGTCAGGCTATATTTTTAGATGAGGTAATCTCGGTGCGTATTGATAAGGTTGAGCTAAAACCTGCTAGTATTGTATTTTATCAAAGCATTCATCGCAGCTTACCAGAAAATGAGCCAGCAGATAAATCTAAGTCTATTAACACTTTATTAAGCAGCACTAAAATCGTTATTGCCTGCGTCCAAAATCAAATAAAGCCTGACCCCTCACCACAATCATCGCCACAACCATTAGACCAGCCAGCCAATCAAGAATCGGTGGCCCCTATGGCTGTTGATAGTAACCCACTAATACGACCGATCCGCGTGCCACAAAAGTTATACGATATGATTCAAAAGGCTATCAAGCATCACGCTGATGAGCAATAA
- the xthA gene encoding exodeoxyribonuclease III: MTRFVSFNINGIRARQHQLEAVRDIIDPDVMGLQETKVHDDQFPLENVESLGYHIEYFGQKAHYGVALVSKVAPIFVQKGFPGEDEEAQKRFIHARYELQGREIDVLNGYFPQGESQDHPTKFPMKRAYYADLMAYIDTLKAEGRSLIIMGDMNIAPEDIDIGIGEINAKRWLKNRKTSFLPEEREWYDALMSRELTDTYRLHYPESTELYSWFDYRSRGFNDDPKRGMRIDHILCTPDLKEQCIDAGISYELRAMEKPSDHAPIWSAFDLS, encoded by the coding sequence ATGACCCGTTTTGTCAGTTTTAATATCAATGGTATCCGCGCTCGTCAACATCAGCTTGAGGCGGTACGTGACATCATCGATCCTGATGTGATGGGCTTACAGGAAACTAAGGTTCACGATGACCAGTTTCCCCTTGAAAATGTTGAAAGTTTAGGTTATCACATAGAGTACTTTGGTCAAAAGGCGCATTATGGAGTAGCGCTGGTATCGAAAGTCGCGCCCATCTTCGTACAAAAAGGCTTTCCTGGTGAAGATGAAGAGGCGCAAAAGCGCTTTATTCATGCCCGCTATGAGCTGCAAGGACGTGAAATTGATGTGCTCAATGGCTATTTTCCGCAAGGGGAGAGCCAAGACCACCCAACCAAATTCCCCATGAAGCGTGCTTACTATGCTGATTTGATGGCTTACATTGATACGCTAAAAGCTGAAGGGCGCTCGCTGATCATTATGGGTGATATGAATATTGCACCAGAAGATATCGATATCGGCATCGGGGAGATCAATGCCAAGCGCTGGCTTAAGAACAGAAAAACCTCTTTTTTACCTGAGGAACGCGAGTGGTATGACGCACTCATGTCACGTGAGTTGACGGATACCTACCGTCTGCATTATCCAGAGAGTACCGAGCTATATAGCTGGTTTGATTATCGCAGTCGCGGCTTCAATGACGATCCCAAACGTGGCATGCGTATTGATCATATCTTGTGTACGCCAGACTTAAAAGAGCAGTGTATTGATGCCGGTATCAGCTATGAGTTGCGCGCGATGGAAAAGCCTTCTGATCATGCGCCGATCTGGTCAGCGTTTGACTTAAGTTAA
- the argJ gene encoding bifunctional glutamate N-acetyltransferase/amino-acid acetyltransferase ArgJ → MAVGDVAVPNTIYAIDGIKLSATAAGVRYKDRDDLVVIEINDSATTAVVTTKNAFCAAPVRVLREHFALTTPRYLVTNTGNANAGTGADGKRRAIDICAALADKADVETNTVLPFSTGVIGEPLNSEAVIAGLDSALSHLAPDNWLAAANGIRTTDTVPKVASQQLHIGNTDYHITGISKGSGMIRPNMATMLGYVATDANVAADLLQEMLSAINEQSFNRITVDGDTSTNDCCVLIATGKASSNVIDSTEHPHYQSLFDALREVFVRLAQLIVRDGEGATKFITVKVTGGKTTQECCDVAYAVAHSPLVKTAFFASDANWGRILAAVGYAGVEDLDTEQIDVSLDEVLICQNGGVATDYTEAAGNAVMSRPEITIHIDLARGAASDTVYTCDLSYDYVKINADYRS, encoded by the coding sequence ATGGCTGTCGGAGATGTCGCAGTACCTAATACCATTTATGCCATTGACGGTATCAAACTCAGTGCCACTGCAGCTGGCGTACGCTATAAAGACCGTGATGATTTGGTTGTCATCGAAATCAATGATAGCGCCACTACCGCTGTTGTCACTACTAAAAATGCCTTTTGTGCTGCCCCTGTGCGGGTATTGCGCGAGCACTTTGCGCTAACCACACCGCGCTATTTGGTGACCAATACTGGTAATGCCAATGCGGGTACAGGTGCTGATGGCAAACGCCGTGCAATAGATATTTGTGCTGCCTTGGCAGATAAGGCTGACGTGGAGACAAATACAGTATTGCCGTTTTCTACTGGCGTTATTGGTGAGCCACTAAATAGCGAGGCGGTGATAGCGGGGTTAGACTCAGCGTTGAGTCATCTCGCTCCAGACAATTGGTTGGCGGCCGCGAATGGTATTCGTACTACTGATACCGTGCCCAAAGTTGCTAGCCAGCAATTACATATTGGCAATACTGACTACCATATTACAGGGATCTCTAAAGGCTCAGGGATGATACGACCCAACATGGCAACCATGCTTGGTTATGTGGCTACTGACGCCAATGTTGCTGCCGATTTATTGCAAGAGATGCTCAGTGCTATCAATGAGCAATCCTTTAATCGTATTACTGTTGATGGTGATACCTCGACCAATGATTGCTGTGTGCTAATAGCAACGGGCAAAGCCAGTTCTAACGTGATTGATAGTACTGAGCATCCGCATTATCAGTCCTTATTTGACGCTTTGAGAGAGGTGTTTGTGCGCTTAGCCCAATTGATTGTCCGTGATGGGGAAGGCGCAACGAAGTTTATCACCGTGAAAGTTACTGGCGGGAAGACCACTCAAGAATGCTGCGATGTGGCTTATGCAGTGGCACACTCACCTTTGGTTAAAACGGCATTTTTTGCTAGTGATGCCAATTGGGGTCGTATATTAGCGGCCGTTGGTTATGCGGGTGTTGAAGACCTCGACACTGAGCAAATCGATGTCTCGTTAGATGAGGTACTGATTTGTCAAAATGGCGGTGTTGCCACTGATTATACTGAAGCCGCCGGTAATGCGGTCATGAGTCGGCCTGAGATTACCATTCATATTGATTTGGCACGCGGCGCGGCAAGCGATACTGTCTATACCTGCGATTTGTCCTACGATTATGTCAAAATTAATGCTGACTACCGTAGCTAA
- a CDS encoding DUF4377 domain-containing protein: MKKLAIAALASTFALAGCSTMGLDDERAMVVEGQAVSVKVVNIPSFEVEIAPRKALCEMMDTSGNKVEAQCLQYRQTYQKNYNTLNGNIQGFTYEPNYRYVLDVRQEAIADTTSGMVKPVWLLNEMVSKTAE; encoded by the coding sequence ATGAAAAAATTAGCAATTGCAGCATTGGCATCAACTTTTGCATTAGCAGGTTGTTCAACTATGGGTCTAGACGACGAACGTGCCATGGTCGTTGAAGGTCAAGCGGTCAGTGTCAAAGTGGTTAACATTCCAAGTTTTGAAGTAGAAATTGCTCCGCGTAAAGCGTTGTGTGAAATGATGGATACTAGTGGCAACAAAGTTGAAGCTCAATGCTTACAGTATCGCCAGACTTATCAGAAAAACTACAATACTCTAAACGGTAATATCCAAGGCTTTACTTATGAGCCAAACTATCGTTATGTTTTAGATGTGCGTCAAGAAGCCATTGCTGACACTACTTCAGGTATGGTAAAACCAGTATGGCTACTAAACGAAATGGTTTCAAAAACTGCTGAGTAG
- a CDS encoding L-serine ammonia-lyase produces the protein MISVFDLFKIGIGPSSSHTVGPMVAANLFLASLLKQAELSDVKGIEIELYGSLAATGKGHATDTAILLGLIGHAPSTIDTRLTSQYLAPIFSDKQLNISGSHSIDFDTERDIHWYGDTVLPYHPNALTIRARLADDTHYQKTYYSVGGGFVISEENANNPDEDHAAPTIDVIPYPFNSAAELLEQCREHGLSISDLVLANELHYRDQEEVFAYLDAIWESMQDCVTRGCQNSGILPGGLDVKRRAQALHLQLCAERNQPIAKSDKLAAIDWIDLYALAVNEENANGGNVVTAPTNGAAGIIPAVMHYYRDFLSSYNQDGARKFLLNATAIGSLIKQNASISGAEVGCQGEVGSACAMAASALAEILGGDPAKCLNAAEIGIEHNLGLTCDPVGGLVQVPCIERNAMGAVKAVNAARLACRGNGQHFVSFDKVVETMKQTGADMLDSYKETSRGGLAIYADNRIPTATQGVSVKYSQC, from the coding sequence ATGATTAGTGTATTTGACTTATTCAAAATTGGGATTGGCCCATCAAGCTCACATACTGTAGGCCCGATGGTAGCGGCTAACTTATTTCTAGCCTCACTACTTAAGCAAGCTGAGCTGAGCGATGTAAAAGGTATCGAGATTGAATTATATGGCTCATTAGCCGCAACCGGTAAAGGTCACGCCACCGATACCGCCATATTACTGGGCTTGATTGGGCACGCACCAAGCACCATTGACACGCGTTTGACCAGTCAATATTTGGCACCCATTTTTTCGGACAAACAATTAAATATCTCAGGCAGCCACTCCATTGATTTTGATACCGAGCGCGATATCCATTGGTATGGGGATACCGTGCTACCCTACCACCCTAACGCCTTGACCATCCGCGCGCGGTTGGCAGACGATACCCACTATCAAAAAACCTATTACTCAGTCGGTGGCGGCTTTGTCATCAGTGAAGAAAATGCCAACAATCCGGATGAGGATCACGCTGCGCCAACTATTGACGTCATTCCTTACCCTTTTAATAGTGCCGCAGAATTGCTTGAACAGTGTCGTGAGCATGGTTTAAGTATCAGCGATTTGGTATTGGCGAACGAGCTTCATTACCGTGATCAAGAAGAAGTCTTTGCCTACTTAGATGCTATTTGGGAGTCGATGCAAGATTGTGTGACACGTGGCTGTCAAAACAGTGGCATATTGCCGGGCGGTTTGGATGTCAAACGTCGGGCGCAAGCACTACACTTACAACTGTGCGCTGAAAGAAATCAGCCCATTGCAAAATCCGATAAGCTCGCGGCAATAGACTGGATAGACTTATACGCGCTAGCGGTCAACGAAGAAAATGCTAATGGCGGTAATGTCGTAACCGCTCCAACCAATGGCGCTGCAGGTATTATTCCTGCGGTCATGCATTATTACCGCGACTTTTTATCAAGCTACAACCAAGATGGCGCGCGCAAATTTTTGTTGAATGCCACTGCTATCGGTAGCTTAATCAAACAAAATGCTTCAATTTCTGGTGCAGAAGTAGGCTGTCAAGGAGAAGTCGGTTCTGCCTGTGCAATGGCGGCCTCTGCATTGGCAGAAATCTTAGGCGGCGATCCTGCCAAATGTCTCAATGCTGCTGAGATAGGCATTGAGCACAACTTAGGTCTGACTTGTGATCCGGTTGGCGGCTTGGTACAAGTGCCTTGTATCGAACGCAATGCTATGGGCGCGGTAAAAGCCGTCAATGCGGCACGTCTTGCCTGCCGTGGTAACGGACAACACTTTGTGTCTTTTGATAAAGTCGTTGAGACCATGAAACAAACGGGCGCTGATATGTTAGACAGCTATAAAGAAACATCGCGTGGCGGCCTTGCCATTTACGCTGATAACCGCATACCCACTGCAACTCAAGGCGTTAGCGTAAAATACAGCCAGTGCTAA